The Megalobrama amblycephala isolate DHTTF-2021 linkage group LG18, ASM1881202v1, whole genome shotgun sequence genome segment GAAAGAAGTGACGTTAGACAAGCTTGTAAGTAGAATAAGTTAAAGTGTGTTTACTCCAATTGTGgacacaaaataacaataaaataattgcaCTACGTGCCTGATTTCATCTGTTGATTTTAATGGCTGGCGTAAAAGTTTTTACACATGATTAGAATTGTTTCCTTTAATGTCTGCAATGCCATGATTTTACATTATAGCTCTAACTTTAATTTTATGGAATTTGAAGATGTTCTGAATTTCGAACTTATGCTTATGGTGTGAATTAATGTCTGTCTGTAACCGAGAAGAGCAGCTTGAAGTAGTTTGTAACACTAACACATGGACATCAGTTTAAATTTTGTACaatgcatgcatttatttttgttcaaaatatattttatagcaTCCCCAATCAATCCTTACTCCAACACCACTGCTGTTTCAAAAGTTTAAGAAAACCAATTAATTAAAAAGAGCTAACTTTAAGAATCAGCATGTTGAAAATACTGGATAAATACATAGTATATATtccacaacaacaaaaacaaagtacTATAAAAAACAACTTGATAAGAGACTAAAGTGTATTTACAGAGCACTCACAATGTATCACACagaatgttacatttaaaacacaGTTTAACCTTTAAAAAAGGCATTTTCCAGCCCGGCGCAGGTAAAGAACAGGCTGAACAAAACCACCCAGCacaaaacaaatcaaaccagtgaACCAAAGTGAATTAATAACCTGTTGTTTCAGAAAGGTAACAACTCCTATGACTATATATGGGACATATATGATAGTCATGCTCACAGTAGTTATTAAAATGAGATAAAACGCTCTTCTCTTTATGTGGtttttctcctctctctctctccctctctctcctggtcctgactgcttcagagctctgagaacagccacaagacaaaacaactggatggagaggaagaggaggaaatTCATTGTCAAGAATAATGTATATTCAAAGTTCTCGAAAGCGAAAGTAAACATGCTTACAAAACAAGAACCAAGATTCATTATCCAGACCACAGTAcagcagatcactctatatctaagaggtttgaacttcagaaaggttacaggatgaaccactgccaggtaacgctcaacacacatcaaacactgaaacagaggacgACCAGTGAATGTAAGGcctagtaaaaatgtttttaacattgagagactaaaaaaataatttgacagTGCAAAGATCAAACCATTCAGAGAGATACCAATCTCACAAACAGAGAGACTGAGGTTGAAGAACTCTGATGCAACTCCACTTCCTTTTCCTGTGATGATGAGCCATATAACATAGGAGTTTGTAGGAAGACCAAACAGAAAAGCGATGATGTACCCACATATCTCCAGACTGTCTATTAGCCCAATGGACTGATTTGTGGAATTTGTAGATGCTTCAGGTGTGGTGAAGTTCACTGTAGAGTTATTCATGTCTTGTGTGTTTGTCTTCTCAAATTAACAGCTCACAAAACATATATAATGTAGCTGTGATTTATGGGAGGAGACGAGAGTAAATTAAGTTTGAATCCAGTCTGAAAGTCTACAAAATTAACAATTTAATCCCAAACAACCaatgcacattattattattaaatctaTAAAATATTGTTCTACAAAGGCAGTATTTAATTGCATATATTCATATGAAAACAACCACTTTTCTTGAATggattttgtgttatttttaatgaaatataataCTAAGTTTCTATTAAGTCAAAAAACTTGCcccagggggaaaaaacagcaCAGTGGCAATGCTGCTTcttattaaaataagaaattgaataatattgaataatatcaaataatagaataaaaatgtagtttatcACCTGAAGAGTGAATGCCCAGTCTCTCTGGTTGTGTATAAATCTCTGTGCTGTATTTTGTAGACTGACTTAGCTGTCACAAGAATATATGTGCATGATTTCATCTGCTACACTCACATAAAACATCTGATATGCAAAAggtaacatttataataaaaaggTCTCAGTAAATATTTTAACAGCAAATGCAGTTTACTTCTATGCAGAAAACATATCACACTTGTTACTCTATTTAAATCCATCTGAATAATATGAAATGTGAATTGATTCATATTTTTGGAATGATGTGCTAGAGTAAAATCagttaatattaaataacatttaaatcacTAATTATGTTTCATGACACTTTGTCTATTATTAATTTGCAGACTTGTGGTTTAATTCCTCCAAACTTCACTGACTTGACTTTGAAAATGTACGTAACATTTATCAGCTGACAGCAGCAGGATTATTGTTtcacattacattttatttttaagcttTTGGCAGACTTTTTTAAGCAAAGTAACTTATAGCGcattataaaacggttagttcctgtccttgattctgattggtcagtagctgtgttttattcacaataaaacacggctatgaacGCTTCACCCaatggttctgtgtatcactacacaaaacccttagcaaccactcttagcaacgtacaCTGTTTGCTCTCAATTGATATttttcattgaagcttactgtattatgtagaagtgCACTGTGAGAAAGAAACTGAGTGAGCAAGTATATTACCTGCAtttagatttagcattttctttcaggtcagtcctatacgttcaaaataaaaaatctgtttaaatgtccgatgtattatcttgtccttttaacagttaacgggttttcccgtgactgacagcgctagtcaaagcatttgtcagttgcatcttgttctgtgttcacaacaattcagtcttttcaatgtaaaagtcttcgctactgactgacacactcataaagacagtctttgccgccatctaatggcataataatgtaacttctgttgctgttcacagccagggactatttttttttcggtggaaggaaggcttttggTGAAAATTTcattcatgaaagttgcattgatacatatttttgcctttaatatttgtattgtgtggtaaccgttttataaaagcaataagttactcgaggctagtgctgaaTCGTGTATTAGTCACGGCTGAatggcgttgttaggcacgacgcaAAGCAgagtgacttattcacgatacagcacagcctctcttACCTTATTGCTTATTTCAAGGTATGcattttactattataaataTTCAAATCAATAATGACtcaaatctgtaaaaaaaaaaaaaaaaagaaaaaaaaaaaaaaaagaaaagagcacAGGTTCCACTTGCAAATGCAAATTCTTAGACTGGGTGTTTAAAAATCAGAGATGGAATAAATCATTTAGACATTTGTGTTGACAGGAAGTCAAGTTTATTTATCTCTGTGGTAACCATCAATCAGTAAATCAATTTGTGAATAAACAGTGAACACTAACATGTTCTGAAGCACTTTACACTGCAAAGACTCAGATGCTGCATTGATGTAGCATATATACTACAAAAAGGTACATTTACACAGACTCTTCAATGCGAAACTCGGTGCATTTTGGGAGGGATCACAATGCAACTTGTGTGTTACTCTTATGACACAATGTTGCTATATTAAATCTAGTAAAGGGTGATGCAGCAATTGGCATGGCATCAGAAACTCTTGGCATAAGGTGACTCTTATGATGGAAGAATTTGGAAGCAGCATTGATCTGCTTTAATTTGGCAGAGTAATGATGATTGAGGTGTCAAAGACCCTAATTCAGAGAAAATACTCAAAAACTGGTAGTTGGAGTTTTCACAGAGCAATAAACATTATCGATAAGTTCACTATCTTAATCTACTAAAATACTGCAGTTGCAAATATTATAGCAAACTGAGGCACAACAGTTTTCCAGTGCGCTGCAAATAAAGAACAGGATGCACAAAACCAGCCAGTATATAACAAGTAAAACCAACAAACCAAAGAAGATTAATAACCTGTTTTACCATAATGGTAAAGAATCCTATGATTGTATATGGGACATATATGATAGCCATGCTTGCAGTAGTTATTACAATGAGATAAAAcgctcttctcttcatgtggttttcctctactctctctctccctctctctcctggtcctgactgcttcagagctctgagaacagccacaagacaaaacaactggatGGAGAAGAAGAGCAGGAACTGCAGAAAGAAGAACCATACAGGCCAGTTCTCTTCACTTAAAGTATACATGCAGACCAAACAGGAGCCAAGAGTGATTATCCAGGCCACAGTGcagcagatcactctatatctgagaggtttgtacttcagaaaggttacaggatgaaccactgccaggtaacgctcaacacAGATCAGACATTGAAACAGAGGACGGCCAGAGGTGGTAAGTCCTactaaaaaaacttttaatgttGAGAGACTGAAAATCCAATATGATAGTACATATACAAAACAATTCAGACAGATACCAATCTCacaaacagacagattgagGTTGAAGAAGGCTGATACGACTCCATTTCCTGTTCCTGTGATGATGAGCCATATAACATAGGAGTGTGTAGGAAGACCAAACAGAAAACTGATGCTGTACACACAGATTTCCAGACTGTCCAGAAGTCCAATGGACTGAGTTGTGGAGTTTGTAGATGCTTCAGGTGTGGTGAAGTTCACTGTAGAGTTATTCATCCTCTCTGAGTTTGTCCTTTCAGTTCAACAGCTCACAAATTAACCTGTATGAAAGTTAAGCAAagttttattatagtaaaagtgTAGTAACCATGGCAAATTGATTACCACCTGTATAACCACAGTTTTACCACAAATATCATGGTTAAACATGGTTAGTGTAGCAAAACCCTGGctaatttgtggttaccatagtttaactataataaccatgttgttgtttttgggttttttttttttttttttttggttttattttgtagtaaaaccatTGGTAATTTTCATAAGGAATACTCTCTTAAAGCTTCTGGCTGTGGGGAAAAATATTctattacaatgtacaaaattAGCACCTAGACAAAGACTGCagcattattaaaataatgcagTAAATGAATATGGTAAAAGTTTGCTGCTtacactggatacagtatacagatgtgcgttcagtttctgacataATCCACACACTTGAGTCTGTTaacaacaggacaaatggaagagtAAAAGAACGTTCGATTTGACATGTCCAGTTTAAACTGACTCTGTACAGAGATCCCGGCATTAGATGGTTTATATTAATGGCGTCATGGATCGCATTGGAGCATTATATGTTTCTTCTgagcattttattttgtaaacgaAGCACACTGTAAAGGAGAGtttgaaaaataaacttttattgaaagatgaagcagccaACTGTATTAGGTCTGAGAGCAGCTGTAGCACAAACCGTAtaaatgatttcataatgctttgtctgTAAATCACAGTTTTTTtatggataatgttttcaaaacacttcatgTGCAATAGCGAGTGAGCATGATACATGATACTGTTTCTAATGCAATGACGTAAGCCAATCATAATAGTGAGCATTTACTGACAACCCTTAAAGGAGCACACCTTTAAAAATGCATCATTTCAGACAGAGGGTCAGaataatctaaaataataatatgaaaatgacatgaaaataatctttttttttttttttttttgcataaaaaaaatcaaacattataagtgaacctcaagaaagatattaaataataataataataataataataataattaaaaaaaaatcaatgtcatGACCATTGTTTAACATTAAGCAAATATCTGACTGGAGATGGCATGATTGACCAATCAGGATCTGGTAGTCCAGAGATAAATACATAGTCATCTAAATGtctaatattttacaaaatttcCTGTTTAAAACTGAGCACAacattattaaattacattaaaatactaTCAGTTTAGTGTTTACTTTCATAGACTTGcatgcaaaatatattttttcttccttttgtgTTTGCCTTGTATTATTATCAGTTAAATTGCTACTTCTGTTCTGTTAAACTTGCCTTCAAAACTTTTGGACATTATCGAATAGACACATTACTGCTCGTAATAAAGAACATCAGCCACGCAGTTATAAAAATAGCCCCTTGTTGCttactgagagaaaaaaaacaagaaattgaattaaaaagAGGAATTATATCACCTGAAGAGTGAACGTCCAGTCTCTCTGGATGTGTATAAATCTCTGTGCTGTGTTTTGTAGACTGACTTCACAGCTGTTACAAGAATATATGTGCATGATTTCATCTGTTACACGTCACATAAAACACCAGATATGAAagatgaatattttaaatacctTACTTGGGATATCTTattgttggaaatctcagaagcatagaccaggagactttgggatctcttgaagcagaagttactctttattgagaaacacgctgtgcgtcgctgtggtcatccaaaatctaactaaggcagtgacttggtagttcatatacattcaagggggagggatacatagagtaggggtgtggacaatctaaacaaaggatgcaaatgcagtacaggaatcagatcattgcctacatttcccagccatgatctaatcagcataaatgtgtcattcaaatgcataggtgctaatccaatcagtctggcagtatcacctatacctttacattatcatagagacaaaagcacagctgtatcttgagctgGTCATGCCACATGGTCAGGAAATGCATGAGACAAAAGGTTAGTGTCTCAGACACCTGGTCTGCCTGCCTTGCCACAATATACATAAAGTTTTCAGTTCATATACTATTACATTGGAACCTAAATATAACatagaacaaatttgtaatcccacagtTCCCCCTTTGAGAGTTCTAATAACTCTCACAAAATACAAATTTAGACACTTAAAAGTTTCATTCTTGTAACCTTTGATCGTTACAGGCACATAGCACTTGCTCTGTGTTGATTGTCTTTAGTGATGAATGGCATGTTGACACAGAAACAAACATGCAGCTAGGGCCCTTGTAGTTATTACGGGTAATAGTCTTTTCTGGTTGGAACAGTCATTTCTTCGTGATGAGTGTGAGTCATTTGTTGAATGACACACTTGATACTGTGGACGCATAGATAGTAAACTAGTAGGAAAAACAACAGCAGAATTGCTATTTCCTTGATCCACAGCCAAGGTTTACCTAACAGGTTTCCGAACCATGAAGAATTATCTTCAGTCATCTGGTGTAATTTTGCTGAAAGATCAAGAATGTCTTGTTGGATTTTGTTCAAGTTCTCTGTTGGATCCATTAACCCGGTGCAGCACTCAGGTCCGATAATGGCGCATGCTCCCCCTTGCGTTGCAAGAATGTAATCTAAAGCCACTCTGTTCTGTAAGATCATTATCTTGTGCGAAGCGAGAGTGTCTGTAATGTTACCTAGAGCCAAAGCCGTATCGTTGGCCAGTTTCTGTACAGAATTCGATAAGCTTCTGACTTGATCAAGGGCCTGCATGACACCATAAGACGGGATTAATGCTCCAAGAGTTCTTGACCACCATGTTTGAGCACAAGTGAGTCCTGGAATGCAGCCATCTTCTTTGTTTGTGGTAGGAGCTGAATTATATAGATGTGGAGAGCTTGGGGTGGAGTGTGTATTTTCTCTGATAGCTGGTAGAACATAAACCAGGGTGCACCTGCCGTTGAATCGGCTGGGTAGGATGTTGTAGACAGAAGTTCCACATAACCAAAAGGTGCCAGTTGGTGGAGGAATCATACACCACTGATTTATTGCAAAGAGTTTTGGGAGAGATGGTGTCCGGTTAAGACACCCTTCTAAGTCCTTTTCCTCTCTCCCTGCTGATGGAGTAATGTCCACATGGGATGCTGTTCTCTTTTCGACTATAAGGTTGCAACGTTCACGAGGAATTTCACCCAATGGAGTCGAGGCTGGAACATAATTTTCCACGCACCAAGGAAAAATAATTGGCAAGAGTAGATCGTTCATGATGGGAGTAGCTGAAGTTAGGTTGCAGGATGGTAATCCAGGAATGCAACATGGAGAAGCTGGAGGAGTTGTGATGTTGTGACATGCACTCTTGTTGTATATTCCACTGGTATGAACTTCGAATAAGGTACATGTGTCACAGTTGGAGATGGGGTGTGCCACCCACGCAATTCCTGCTCCTACTGAATGTGGGTGTGGCATGCAAACGTTCTTTCCAGCAAACAAGGCATTTCTTGACATATTCATCACCTCTAAGAATATGTTGTTTCTGGAGTCTACACTTTGTGCGATGTCCATGATGATTACTAGTATGGCAATCTTGATCATGTTGATGGATGACTGAAGTTCCCGTATGTGATTCTCTGCgttgtgtattttttatttatttattttttcttccgtGACAGTTGGCTCGGTAGTGGGTCTAGTTGTCTTCATACGCAGGTCAGGAGGTCGGTGCGTATGGGTCTCGGGACAGCTATCAAGTGGTATCTGCACAGagtaagaaagaaaacaaaagacaacagaGCAGTATGTGTTGTAAAAGTCTGCAAACACTAGGGTTGTATCCTCTGTTCAATCTAAGTCTGCTATTGTTGTTCCTTCTTTCCCTATTTCTTAATTCTTGTGACACCTAAAGAACAGTGAGGTAAGGATGGACTAGTGAGTGGGGGAAGGCCTATGAGGTATTCTTCACCGCAGGATTAACCCCCGATGCCTATTGCATTCGGTTCCTtcctgggctcctcactggtctgtgtGTCCTATCCTATCCCTGTAGGTGGGGGAACAACTTTACAGTGTGACACATGAGTCCAGGTTTTCCTTCCCTGACACAACACTGCAGCAGCTGTAATCAGCATCACTTGATGTGGTCCTTGCCACTTAGGCTCTAACGGCTTGTTTCTGAATGACTTTATCATGACCCACTGACCTGGGATGATTGTGTGTCCACCTTCCGGTGGAGTCTGCCAACAAGACTCAACTCTCTCTCTGGCACTCTGTACTGCCTTTGTGAGGTTTTCACAGTAAGTGATCAGAGCATCTGAGGCAATGTGTACATCAGCATTTCTAAGATCAATCACACCTGGCATCTGCATTGGGCGTCCTGTAATAATCTCATGAGGGCTCAGTCCTACTGATCTGTTAGGTGACGCTCTCATGCTACACAGTACCGCTGGCAGTGCCTCGACCCATGGTACTCCTTCCTGATGCATTTTGCTTAGCCTGGTTTTGATTGTTCTGTTAGCTCTCTCAACCTGTCCTGATGCTTGTGGCCTGTAGGGGCAGTGAAGATTCCACTTAATTGTCATCATTTTAGACACTTCCTTGACTACCTGTCCTGTAAAGTGTGTACCTTGATCTGAGTCAATGTAATCTGGTAATCCCCACCTGGGAATAAAATCAGTGACAAGACATTTAGCAGTATGTGCAGCTGTAGCACGCCCTGTTGGATAAGCTTCTATCCATCTTGAGAACTTGTCTATTACTACCAAAACATCAGTTTTTCCCTTACAAGGAGGCAACGATATGTAATCAACTTGCAGGTGACGAAATGGTCCTGGTGGAGCTGGGGTATGTGTTGCTGCTGTAGTTGCTGctggcacatcattatttttctgACATGTAACACATCTTTTGACTGTTTCGGTAGCTACATTTCTGAATTTTGGATTCCACCATTGATTTGAGAACCTGTGATTCATCGTTGCTGGACCACTGTGACCCAAATTGTGTATTTGTTGAGCCAAATATGGCAGCAGTGATTCGGGAGCAACATACTTTCCCCCTTTGGTCCAGCAACCAGATGAATCCGCTGTGGCTCCTTTGTCTAACCATGTCCATGCTTCATATAGAGGAACGTTTTTGTACAGATCAATTATTGATTCAGGAGGCAGAATTGTCTTCTGTGCTGTACTACCTGAACACACTTGTACTGTTGCATAATAACAAGCCTGTTTAGCAGCTACATCAGCAAGAGCATTACCTTTAGCTTCCGTAGTATTAGTTGTGAGATGTGCTTTCACTTTGATCACTGCTAATTTCTTTGGAAGTTTCATGGCAAACATTAGATCTTTCACTAATCCAGCATGCTTAATGGGGGATCCAGCAGAAGTTAGAAACTGTCTACTCTGCCAAATGACACCAAAATCATGAGCTATCCCAAAAGAATACCTGGAATCAGTGTAGATATTTGCTACCGATCCTGAAGCTAGCGTGCATGCTCTAGTTAAGGCTACTAGTTCTGCAGcttgagctgaaaaatgatctgGAAGTCGACCTGAAGCTACCACTTCAGTGATGGAAGTTACTGCATAGCCTGCTCGTCTGTTACCCTTAATAACTTGAGCTGAACCATCAACAAACAACTCCAATTCTGCATTCTCTATAGGAGTTTCTTTTATTTCACTCGTAGCTGCAAATGTAAGCGTAACACAATCGTGAGTCATTTCTCCTTCATCCTCTAACACAACTTCAGTCATTGTAGACATCATACATGAGGATGGGTTTGTGACTGGCGCACGCTGTAAAACAATGTTCGGGGCTGTGAGAGTTGTTAACCAATTTCCCCAACGAGAGGAGGTGACAGAAGTGACTTTTGCTTGATTCATTAGTGCGGACACTGTATGAGGGCATCTTACATTTACCATCTGTCCTAACACCATTCCTGATGAAGCCTGAAGAGCTAGATGAACTGCCTGCACTGCTCTAAGACATGGGCCCATCCCTTGAGCGACTATGTCAAGTTTACCAGAATAGTAATGAATGGGGCGTAAACTGCCCCCATGATCTTGCATTAGACATGCAGTCATAAAGCCTAAGTGTTCATGGACATAAAGCACAAAGGGCCTATCAGATTGGGCAATTCCTAATGCTGGTGCTTGACATAGTGCTCTCTTCAAATCATTGAAAGCTTTGAGATGAATTTCTTCCATACAAACAGTATCAGAATCTTTAACCTGGCCTTTCAACAAGTCATAGAGTGGCTGAGCAATCGAGGCATAGTCTTCAATCCAAGGTCTACAGTAACCTGCTGTTCCTAAAAATGATCGGAGTGTTTTAATGTTAGTAGGTGGAGTTATGGCTTTGACTGAAGCAGCTCGATCCTGTGTAATGGATCTATTTCCTGCACCAATTGTTTGACCCAGAAATGTGACTTGGTTTTTAGCAATTTGAGCTTTGTGAAAGCTGCATTTGTGTCCTCTTTTCTGCAAATAGTCCAACAATGCTGCCAATTCAGTTTGATGTACCTCGTGATCTGTAGAGGCAATCAAAATATCATCAACATATTGAATCATAGTGGACTGTTTGACTGGACATTCTGGGTCACACAAGTCACGTCTGACAGCCTGATGGTATATAGTTGGGGAATTCTGAAATCCCTGTGGTAACCGTGTCCACTGATATTGCTCATAGTCAACTGTGAAAGCTAACCATGCCTGGCTGTCAGAGTGCAATGGTACAGAAAAGAATCCATTAGACATATCAATTACTGAAAATACCTTGCAATCTAATGGTAGGCCATTACAAATTGTAGATGGATCTGCTACTAGGGGGGTGATTTTATCAATATGTTTATTGGCTACTCTGTAGTCTATGGTGAGTCTCCATGTCCCATTGGATTTCTTGATGGGCCATATGGGTGAGTTACAGGGACTGTTAGTCTTAACTAGCACTCCTTGCTTTAGCAATTTTTCTACAATAGGTTTGATTCCCTGTATAGCTTCCTTATTGATCGGATATTGTTTGGTAACAGGAGGTGGAGTTCCTGTCAATTTGACTGGTTCTACACCTGTCAAAAACCCACAATCATCCTTGTCTTTAGCCCAAATTGGATGATTCTGTAAGAAAGCATACTCAGGAGTGGTCGCATTATTAGTAGAAACTTGTGCTGAGGAAATTTTTATGCTAGCAGATTCTGAGGACAGGTCTAAAGTTAGATGCACTTGTCTCAGTAGATCCATGCCTAGAATTGCACCTGTATTTAATGGAGCACATAGCAATTTCGTAGTCAGAGTCTTTGGGCCTAACTGTACCTCTATGGACGGGGTTTCATACAAAACAGAATCTTCACCTATTACACCAGTTAAACAAAGTTTAGTTTTCTTGTATGGGATGTTTAAACCTTCAGCCAATTTTGTAggaattactgtaatttctgCACCTGTATCAAGCAAAAAGTCAATCTCTTTCTCTTGTATGCTACCTTTCACAAAAATTCTTTGGTCATTGTGATGGATTACAGGGGAAAGGTAGTTACTCACAGCCCcaacaattagtttttttccttttctttttgtgCTTTTAGAAGAGCCTGAGCGAGCTGTCCTAAAGTTTCAGTGTAACTTGGCGGGACTACTTCAGGGTTGTAGGCGGGCTGAGAAGGAACAGAGTTATGCATATTGTTTCTTTTACTATCTTGCAACTTCTTCCTACACTCTTTCTCCCAGTGACCTGGTTTTTCACAGTAGTAGCATTTGCCTTCTTTTCTATGCCATCTATTGTCTTGATTTGTTGTGCTAAACGTAGCTGCTGCTACTCTCACTTTTGCCTTAACATCAGCATCTCTTTCCCATGTAGCTAAGCTGTCTAGGTTAGTTCTGATGGTTTTGTTAGACCAAGTTAGATCTAGGAATGGCAAGGCTTTTCTGTACTCGACTAAAAGGCCATCTGACCAGATGCGGACTAAGGGTCCCTTGTCATCTAGCACACATTCAGAATCATCAACTATTCCACTGTAAGTCACAGCTGACTGACAAAACCTTTCAGTGTATTCACTCACAGGTTCTTCTTTCCTTTGCACACAGTTAGTGATTCTGGACCAGTCTATTTTGGGTCCCATgatattctttataattttcAAAACACCTTCTCTCAAATCGCCTTTACTGACATGTTGTAGTTCAGAAGTAACAGCAGACTCAAAACTATTGAATTCAGTTTCATTTAGAATTTGTGACATCAGCTGTGTGACTTCAGTCAACGACATGTCATAGAGACGCATTTTGCTTATCAATGCACTTCTAAATTCAGGAAAATTTGTGCGTGCTGAGGGTAAGCTCTGGGATAGTCTCTCTACATCTTTAGGTCTTAGCGCCTTGGCAACAGTTTGTACTTGGACAACAGAAGAATTTGGAGGAACACTGTCAATTCCCTCAATTCCCTGAGATCTTCTCCTAGCACCACACACCTTCACTGAATCTAGGGGCACATCAGTTACTGATTGGATGGCTACATCTTTTTCAAAGAAAGCTTGTAAATCAGGGTAATTGTTATCAGACTGACTAACTTCATCCCCATCAGTTTTTTCTGCAGCTTTGCAGCGGTTCAATTTCTTAGTCAAAGAAGTTACTCTAGCACGGAGCTCTTTGTTCTGTTCCTCTAGCTCTGAGTTACGCTGAGACTGTTGTGTAGCTAGCGCTAAACCAAATTCTCTATGGCAGC includes the following:
- the LOC125253582 gene encoding uracil nucleotide/cysteinyl leukotriene receptor-like, with amino-acid sequence MNNSTVNFTTPEASTNSTTQSIGLLDSLEICVYSISFLFGLPTHSYVIWLIITGTGNGVVSAFFNLNLSVCEIGICLNCFVYVLSYWIFSLSTLKVFLVGLTTSGRPLFQCLICVERYLAVVHPVTFLKYKPLRYRVICCTVAWIITLGSCLVCMYTLSEENWPVWFFFLQFLLFFSIQLFCLVAVLRALKQSGPGERGRERVEENHMKRRAFYLIVITTASMAIIYVPYTIIGFFTIMVKQVINLLWFVGFTCYILAGFVHPVLYLQRTGKLLCLSLL